A single region of the Hylaeus volcanicus isolate JK05 chromosome 5, UHH_iyHylVolc1.0_haploid, whole genome shotgun sequence genome encodes:
- the LOC128877089 gene encoding protein obstructor-E-like has product MSSKTNVRLLITCGVIAVAASLSHYQRFTGSGQTNQLDQVLSRTQQTSQASCPERNGRFPVPSHCDAYIECIDGIAEEKFCPEGLLFNPEARFNYPCGYPIDVNCTGRPSRQPAQPTEDCPHQYGYFKVGDSTHCGQFMNCADGRGYIFDCPEGLAFNPESYRCDWPDQVPDCDAEAYLGFRCPDVEDTFLNGPQIYRSSNDCQRYYVCVNGRPRLQNCGDGNAFNDLIRACDAAENVTGCEPPETSLLNDRFRSRF; this is encoded by the exons ATGTCCTCGAAAACGAACGTTCGTCTGTTGATTACCTGCGGCGTGATCGCGGTCGCTGCCT CATTGAGCCACTATCAGCGTTTTACGGGATCTGGACAAACTAATCAATTAGATCAGGTTCTCTCTAGGACACAGCAAACTTCGCAAGCATCGTGCCCAGAGAGGAACGGTCGTTTCCCTGTTCCTTCTCACTGCGACGCCTACATAGAGTGCATCGACGGTATCGCCGAGGAGAAGTTTTGTCCCGAGGGCCTTCTTTTCAATCCCGAAGCCAGATTCAATTATCCCTGCGGTTATCCCATTGACGTCAACTGCACTGGCAGACCATCTCGCC AGCCTGCACAGCCCACAGAAGATTGTCCACATCAATATGGATACTTCAAGGTCGGAGACAGTACCCACTGCGGCCAGTTCATGAACTGTGCCGACGGAAGGGGCTATATATTCGACTGTCCGGAAGGGTTGGCTTTCAACCCTGAAAGCTACCGCTGCGACTGGCCTGATCAGGTTCCTGACTGTGACGCtgaag CTTATCTAGGTTTCCGATGCCCGGATGTGGAGGACACGTTTTTGAATGGACCACAAATCTATCGCAGTTCAAATGACTGCCAGCGTTACTATGTTTGCGTGAATGGTCGACCACGATTGCAAAATTGCGGCGATGGAAATGCGTTCAATGACCTCATTCGTGCATGCGATGCCGCGGAAAACGTCACTGGATG CGAGCCTCCAGAAACGAGCCTGTTGAATGATCGATTCAGGTCACGATTTTAG